In a genomic window of Candidatus Omnitrophota bacterium:
- a CDS encoding secondary thiamine-phosphate synthase enzyme YjbQ yields MISHTEYLWFNTKDRQEFINITPQVEEAVVKSSIREGLCLVNAMHITASVFINDDEPGLHKDISGWLESLAPYAKDKYRHNLGGEDNGDAHLKRSVMGREVVVAVTKGKLDFGPWEQIFYAEFDGRRRKRVLVKIIGE; encoded by the coding sequence ATGATATCCCACACCGAATACCTCTGGTTCAATACTAAAGACAGGCAGGAATTTATCAATATTACCCCTCAGGTTGAAGAGGCGGTGGTTAAGAGCTCTATCAGGGAAGGGCTTTGCCTGGTCAACGCTATGCATATCACCGCCAGCGTTTTTATCAATGACGATGAACCTGGGCTGCATAAGGATATCAGCGGCTGGCTGGAGAGCCTCGCGCCTTACGCAAAGGATAAATACCGGCATAATCTCGGCGGCGAGGATAACGGCGACGCCCATTTGAAAAGGAGCGTTATGGGCAGGGAGGTAGTAGTGGCGGTCACTAAAGGGAAGCTTGACTTTGGACCCTGGGAACAGATCTTCTACGCGGAATTCGACGGCCGGCGCAGGAAGCGGGTGTTGGTCAAGATAATCGGGGAATAA
- a CDS encoding retroviral-like aspartic protease family protein: MTKKFTVILMALAWFLCIASYCRADTIYLKNGREIKGIIKEETEKTLELDIDIGTVKFHKVEIDSIERSSAAESRELKARWESKKQALAEERKMRAEEARLKAQLPIKDLEAARQAGHIVVPAMLNRKVAVSLLVDTGASIIVLSKAAGDKLDIKPDAAAPIVKLRVADGREVGARYVGLESVIVDSQEEKNVEAAILMDDNASIVFDGVLGMSFLSRLNFRFDNKNNKLILERIK; encoded by the coding sequence ATGACCAAAAAATTCACGGTTATTCTGATGGCTTTAGCGTGGTTTTTATGCATAGCCTCTTACTGCCGGGCAGACACCATTTATCTTAAGAACGGCAGGGAGATCAAAGGTATAATAAAAGAAGAGACTGAAAAGACCCTGGAACTGGATATTGATATCGGTACCGTGAAATTCCACAAAGTTGAGATCGATTCCATTGAGCGTTCTTCCGCCGCGGAAAGCCGCGAGCTTAAGGCGCGTTGGGAAAGCAAGAAACAGGCGCTGGCGGAAGAGCGTAAAATGCGCGCGGAAGAGGCCAGGCTTAAGGCGCAACTCCCCATTAAGGACCTGGAAGCAGCCAGGCAGGCCGGGCATATTGTGGTCCCGGCTATGTTGAACAGAAAAGTTGCTGTTTCGCTGCTGGTTGATACCGGGGCTTCGATAATAGTCTTATCCAAGGCTGCCGGCGATAAGCTGGATATAAAACCAGATGCCGCAGCCCCGATAGTCAAGCTGCGCGTAGCCGACGGCCGCGAGGTCGGCGCCAGATATGTCGGGCTGGAAAGCGTCATAGTCGACAGTCAGGAGGAGAAGAATGTCGAGGCCGCGATCCTGATGGACGATAACGCGAGTATTGTTTTTGACGGGGTGCTGGGCATGTCTTTTCTGAGCAGGTTAAATTTTAGATTCGATAATAAAAATAACAAACTTATCCTGGAAAGGATCAAATAA
- a CDS encoding tetratricopeptide repeat protein: MKTWLMILVLTLVNLRLCLGKDAPEDYLRKGREYILQGSFEQAKIELGYVPRASRDYGPARLLSEVAKDAIDRKIQTDTAVLLCRGIDSGYNDQWDNALVLFDKAVSLEPDYPKAYAMRGNVYAYKGDYDRAIADYDRAIELNPANAGFYNDRGITYFDKNNLNQAIADLSRAIEMDPVYQAAYFNRADAYISSGKYDQAIADYSALISMDGENNDAVFSRGMVLCYHKSRYDEAIADFSRVLEKSPQDTEAYYNRGVAYAAKRLYDQALADFNMVVIINPQGPLAYFARADVYEKTGRLKEAADDYRFFIRNAASADFGLIQRAQERIKSLEKSS; this comes from the coding sequence ATGAAGACCTGGCTGATGATCCTCGTGTTGACATTGGTTAATTTGCGCCTTTGTTTGGGAAAGGACGCGCCTGAAGACTATCTAAGGAAGGGGCGGGAGTATATCCTGCAGGGCAGTTTTGAGCAGGCCAAGATAGAATTGGGATATGTGCCGAGAGCCAGCAGGGATTACGGCCCGGCGAGGCTGTTGTCAGAGGTGGCCAAGGATGCGATAGACCGGAAGATCCAAACGGATACCGCGGTTTTGCTTTGCCGGGGGATAGACAGCGGATACAATGATCAATGGGATAACGCGCTTGTTTTATTCGATAAAGCTGTATCCCTGGAACCGGATTATCCCAAGGCCTATGCTATGAGGGGCAATGTTTACGCCTACAAAGGGGATTATGACCGGGCGATCGCTGATTATGACCGGGCGATAGAACTTAACCCGGCCAACGCTGGGTTCTATAACGACCGCGGTATAACTTATTTCGACAAGAACAATTTAAACCAGGCGATCGCGGATCTTTCCCGGGCGATAGAAATGGATCCGGTTTATCAGGCCGCTTATTTTAACCGGGCTGATGCATATATCTCTTCGGGCAAATACGACCAGGCTATCGCGGATTACAGCGCATTGATATCGATGGACGGTGAGAACAACGATGCCGTCTTTAGCCGCGGAATGGTCCTTTGCTATCATAAGTCCAGGTATGACGAGGCTATCGCGGATTTCTCCAGGGTGCTCGAAAAAAGCCCTCAGGATACCGAGGCTTATTATAACCGCGGAGTGGCCTATGCCGCAAAAAGGCTTTATGATCAGGCATTAGCCGATTTTAACATGGTGGTCATAATAAACCCGCAGGGGCCTTTGGCTTATTTTGCCAGAGCGGACGTTTACGAAAAGACCGGCAGGTTAAAAGAGGCTGCGGATGATTATAGATTTTTTATCCGCAACGCGGCAAGCGCTGATTTTGGCTTAATTCAGAGAGCGCAGGAGAGAATAAAATCCCTCGAAAAGTCCTCTTGA
- a CDS encoding deoxyuridine 5'-triphosphate nucleotidohydrolase, with translation MLNREELSALIRENELVSGYMDLETQLTPNGFDLTVSQIFRFEGQGSLDFSNKERILPQTPEIAAIKDKPDDKFGWWFLNRGVYKVSTNEVVSIPNDLIAVAYPRSSLLRMGCFTQTAVWDAGYKGRSEFLLIVDNSGGLKLKQNARIAQLAFWKIKETKNGYQGIYQNKV, from the coding sequence ATGTTGAATAGAGAAGAATTAAGCGCGTTGATCCGGGAAAACGAGCTGGTTTCAGGATATATGGATCTGGAAACCCAATTGACGCCGAACGGTTTTGATCTGACCGTCAGTCAAATATTCAGGTTTGAAGGCCAGGGCAGCCTGGATTTTTCCAATAAAGAAAGGATCCTGCCGCAGACTCCAGAGATCGCCGCGATAAAGGATAAGCCGGATGATAAATTTGGATGGTGGTTTCTTAACCGCGGGGTGTATAAAGTTTCTACTAACGAAGTTGTTTCTATTCCCAATGATCTTATCGCGGTCGCCTATCCCCGCAGTTCGCTTTTGCGCATGGGATGTTTTACCCAGACCGCTGTATGGGATGCCGGGTATAAAGGAAGAAGCGAGTTTCTGCTGATCGTTGATAACTCCGGGGGTTTGAAGCTTAAACAAAACGCCAGGATAGCGCAACTGGCATTCTGGAAGATAAAAGAGACAAAAAACGGCTATCAGGGTATTTATCAAAACAAGGTTTGA
- a CDS encoding acyl-CoA thioesterase → MKVKIYYHHTDAGGVVYHASYLQFLEESRTDLLARAGIDMKQLIAQGRFFAVIRQELDFSSPVFYGDTLDINARITEISAARITFEHQMINQNGRAVACAKTTLVHINSGFKPIVIPEAMRHILDEYKGKDRLC, encoded by the coding sequence ATGAAAGTAAAAATATATTACCATCATACTGACGCCGGCGGAGTGGTTTATCACGCCAGCTACCTGCAGTTCCTGGAAGAGTCGCGCACGGATCTTTTAGCCCGGGCTGGCATAGATATGAAGCAATTGATAGCGCAAGGGCGGTTTTTTGCGGTTATCCGCCAGGAACTGGATTTTTCATCCCCGGTGTTTTACGGCGATACCCTGGATATAAACGCGCGTATAACGGAAATTTCCGCCGCGCGCATTACCTTTGAACATCAGATGATCAATCAGAATGGCCGGGCAGTGGCTTGCGCGAAGACCACGCTTGTGCATATCAACAGCGGCTTTAAGCCTATTGTTATCCCGGAAGCGATGCGTCATATCCTGGATGAATATAAAGGAAAGGATCGTTTATGTTGA
- a CDS encoding DUF763 domain-containing protein — MIQRGVATFTLDSGKCPRWLFERMVSLGREMAWVIIQEDGPDEFIRRISDPVWFQSLGTVLAFDWNASGLTTILTAALKEAIRGHEREMGVFICGGKGKTSRKTPDEIQDWGGVLSLSQPRVDGLVYNSRMAAKVDSALIQDGFQIYHHSFFFSRNGAWAVVQQGMNTSNLTARRYHWYSEKITDLVCEPHSGIISQVRTPSLDLTARKSADTRKTSTGLVQGGYSKLIKEIEVIRRHSSDLSKMVSVQSAGVRTTLLRLENKEFTRHPVLTEDFSKSKYLEKILAKVCDVKPESYEQLLAQQGVGPKTMRALSLVSEVVYGARPSYEDPARYSFAHGGKDATPFPVDRETYDNSIEFFSRMVRKARLSFYQKKAMLSRLTG; from the coding sequence ATGATCCAAAGAGGCGTAGCCACATTTACCTTGGACAGCGGCAAATGCCCAAGATGGCTTTTTGAGCGCATGGTCTCGCTTGGCCGGGAAATGGCCTGGGTGATCATACAGGAAGACGGGCCGGACGAGTTCATCCGCAGGATATCCGACCCGGTCTGGTTCCAGTCTCTGGGCACTGTTTTGGCTTTTGACTGGAACGCCTCGGGGCTGACCACCATACTTACCGCGGCCCTGAAAGAAGCTATCCGCGGTCATGAACGGGAAATGGGCGTATTTATCTGCGGGGGGAAAGGCAAAACTTCCCGCAAGACGCCTGATGAGATACAGGATTGGGGCGGGGTATTGAGCCTGTCCCAGCCGCGGGTGGACGGCCTGGTGTATAATTCCCGGATGGCGGCAAAGGTGGACAGCGCTTTGATCCAGGACGGGTTCCAGATCTACCATCACAGTTTCTTTTTTTCCCGCAACGGCGCCTGGGCAGTGGTCCAGCAGGGAATGAATACGTCTAATCTTACCGCCCGCAGGTATCACTGGTATTCGGAGAAGATCACCGATCTGGTGTGCGAGCCGCATTCCGGGATCATTTCCCAGGTCAGAACGCCTTCTCTGGATCTTACTGCGCGCAAAAGCGCGGATACGCGTAAAACCAGCACCGGCCTTGTCCAGGGAGGGTATAGTAAACTGATCAAGGAGATCGAAGTGATCCGCAGGCATTCTTCTGATCTGTCCAAAATGGTCTCTGTGCAAAGCGCGGGAGTCCGGACTACCTTGCTTCGCTTGGAGAACAAAGAGTTTACCCGGCATCCGGTATTGACCGAGGATTTCTCCAAGAGTAAATACCTGGAAAAAATACTGGCTAAAGTTTGCGATGTAAAGCCGGAAAGTTATGAACAGCTTTTGGCCCAGCAAGGGGTCGGCCCCAAAACAATGAGGGCGTTAAGCCTGGTGTCGGAGGTGGTCTATGGAGCAAGGCCTTCTTATGAGGATCCGGCGCGGTATTCTTTCGCGCACGGGGGCAAAGACGCCACCCCTTTCCCGGTGGACCGTGAAACATATGATAATTCCATAGAATTTTTTTCGAGAATGGTCAGAAAGGCCCGGTTGTCTTTTTACCAAAAGAAAGCGATGTTGTCCAGGTTAACCGGGTGA
- a CDS encoding endonuclease III — MDRIVRIIRLAREQVKGLVVPIVTLVAEKKDPFLVLVSCILSLRTKDKTTAQACRRLFKAADDPGAMARLSCSRIEKLIYPVGFFRTKAKAIRELSKRLCAEFNGKVPDDLDTLLGFKGVGRKTANLVLGLGFGMPAICVDSHVHQISNRLGWVRTKDPEDTEFSLARIIPRKYWIELNTILVAFGQNICLPVSPRCGICRIKRYCKMIGVKYHR; from the coding sequence ATGGACAGGATTGTCAGGATAATCCGGCTGGCCAGAGAGCAGGTAAAAGGCCTCGTTGTCCCGATAGTCACGCTGGTCGCTGAAAAAAAAGACCCTTTTCTGGTGCTGGTTTCCTGTATCTTAAGCCTGCGCACTAAAGACAAAACTACGGCCCAAGCCTGCCGACGGTTGTTCAAAGCCGCGGATGATCCCGGGGCCATGGCTCGCCTGAGTTGTTCCAGGATAGAGAAATTGATCTATCCCGTAGGATTTTTCCGGACTAAGGCCAAAGCTATCCGCGAGTTAAGCAAAAGGCTTTGCGCTGAGTTTAACGGCAAGGTCCCGGATGATTTGGATACTCTTTTGGGTTTTAAGGGGGTCGGCCGGAAGACCGCCAATCTGGTGCTGGGCCTGGGTTTCGGTATGCCGGCTATTTGCGTGGATAGCCATGTTCACCAGATATCCAATCGTCTTGGTTGGGTCAGAACTAAAGATCCCGAAGATACCGAATTTAGCCTGGCCAGAATAATCCCCAGGAAATACTGGATAGAATTGAACACTATTTTAGTGGCTTTCGGCCAGAATATATGCCTGCCGGTTTCGCCGCGCTGCGGTATATGCCGCATAAAAAGATATTGTAAAATGATCGGGGTTAAGTATCACAGATAG
- a CDS encoding sodium/solute symporter (Members of the Solute:Sodium Symporter (SSS), TC 2.A.21 as described in tcdb.org, catalyze solute:Na+ symport. Known solutes for members of the family include sugars, amino acids, nucleosides, inositols, vitamins, urea or anions, depending on the system.), producing the protein MCAVLPLVIFLAAMVIIGVWGMRKTSTIGDFFLGGRTIGPWFSAFAYGTSYFSAVIFIGFAGKIGWGFGLGGLWIALGNAFIGSLLAWMVLGKRTRRMTQNLDVMTMPEFLHERFQGRYIKMIAAMIIFVFLIPYSASVFKGLGHLFQANFNIPYDTALFIMILITGVYLILGGYFAVTLTDFIQGIIMLFGALMMVGILINKAGGYPNVISEIIARYPQHVPLAKQPNIWLLVSLVFMTSFGTWGMPQMVQKFYAIKDEKRIYKAAIVTTIFALVITFAAYFTGAMAHIFYDKLPIVNGKPAFDMIIPDLLTTHMPGWLMVIILLLVLSASMSTLSSLVLVSASAVSIDLYKGHVNPRISKENSLLMIRFLSGIFVVFSYFIARYDFAVIVTLMSLSWGAVAGSFMAPFIYGLYWKRTTRLGVKAGMSSGLIIAVSLFFILGPDKSPISATIAMIVPFFVVPLFSLCSNPPDKRLVEKAFSGIS; encoded by the coding sequence ATGTGCGCGGTTTTGCCTCTGGTAATCTTTCTGGCAGCAATGGTGATTATCGGCGTATGGGGGATGCGCAAGACTTCCACTATCGGCGATTTCTTTCTGGGAGGAAGGACTATCGGGCCCTGGTTCTCGGCTTTTGCCTATGGGACCTCGTATTTCTCGGCAGTCATCTTTATCGGGTTCGCCGGTAAGATCGGTTGGGGGTTCGGGCTCGGGGGGCTGTGGATTGCCCTGGGCAATGCCTTTATCGGATCTTTGCTTGCCTGGATGGTCCTGGGCAAAAGGACCCGCAGGATGACCCAGAACCTGGACGTGATGACTATGCCGGAATTCCTGCACGAACGCTTTCAGGGCAGATATATCAAGATGATCGCTGCTATGATCATTTTTGTTTTTTTAATCCCGTATTCAGCCTCGGTATTTAAAGGCCTGGGGCATCTTTTTCAGGCGAATTTCAATATCCCCTATGATACCGCGTTATTCATTATGATCCTGATCACCGGGGTTTATCTGATCCTGGGAGGATATTTCGCGGTTACCCTGACCGATTTTATCCAGGGTATAATAATGTTGTTCGGCGCGCTGATGATGGTGGGCATCCTGATCAATAAAGCCGGCGGATATCCTAACGTTATTTCAGAGATAATCGCCAGATATCCCCAACATGTGCCGTTGGCAAAGCAGCCGAATATCTGGCTCCTGGTCTCGCTGGTTTTTATGACTTCTTTCGGTACCTGGGGGATGCCTCAGATGGTCCAGAAATTCTACGCTATAAAGGATGAGAAGCGTATTTACAAAGCCGCTATCGTTACCACCATATTCGCGCTGGTCATTACTTTTGCCGCTTATTTTACCGGCGCTATGGCGCATATTTTCTACGACAAACTGCCTATAGTGAACGGCAAACCGGCTTTTGATATGATCATCCCTGATCTGTTGACGACTCATATGCCGGGATGGCTGATGGTGATTATATTGCTTTTGGTGTTATCCGCGTCCATGTCCACGCTTTCATCCCTGGTCCTGGTGTCGGCTTCAGCGGTTTCCATCGACCTGTATAAAGGCCATGTTAATCCCAGGATTTCCAAAGAGAACTCGCTTTTGATGATCCGTTTTTTAAGCGGCATATTCGTGGTATTCTCCTATTTTATCGCCAGGTATGATTTTGCCGTTATCGTTACCCTGATGTCTTTGTCCTGGGGAGCGGTCGCCGGTTCTTTTATGGCCCCGTTTATTTACGGCTTGTACTGGAAAAGGACTACGCGTCTGGGCGTGAAAGCGGGAATGTCCAGCGGATTGATTATCGCGGTCAGCCTGTTTTTTATCCTTGGCCCGGATAAATCCCCGATCTCGGCGACTATAGCGATGATCGTCCCGTTTTTCGTAGTGCCTTTATTCAGCCTGTGCAGTAATCCTCCGGATAAGCGATTGGTCGAAAAAGCCTTTTCCGGGATATCTTAA
- a CDS encoding chemotaxis protein CheC, with protein MGKIEFDAIEQDVLKEIGNMCAGNATTALAEILGRRIELELPDMKVVGISALPGKLKVDPEEPVVGVHVQIWGGVRGNAVMILSSQDAFSLLDILLGLRQDSPSALTEVGISALKEIGNIVVNAYLSALSAITGISAFPSTVTLSSGAAKSVINLIFSGLHKDKPEETILVEAHFKDKTKDMAGNFFIVFDVLSIGTILKKAQKLDK; from the coding sequence ATGGGCAAGATTGAGTTTGACGCGATAGAGCAGGATGTTTTGAAGGAGATCGGCAATATGTGCGCGGGGAACGCTACCACTGCTTTGGCTGAGATCCTGGGCAGGAGGATTGAACTGGAACTGCCTGATATGAAGGTGGTCGGCATTTCCGCGCTGCCGGGGAAGTTAAAGGTTGATCCTGAAGAGCCGGTTGTCGGAGTGCATGTGCAGATATGGGGAGGGGTGAGGGGGAATGCGGTGATGATATTATCATCCCAGGACGCATTCTCTTTGCTGGATATTTTACTGGGCCTGCGCCAGGACAGTCCGAGCGCTCTGACCGAAGTCGGGATATCCGCTCTAAAAGAGATCGGTAATATCGTGGTCAACGCGTATCTTTCGGCGCTAAGCGCGATCACCGGCATATCGGCATTTCCTTCTACCGTGACTTTGTCCAGCGGGGCGGCTAAATCCGTGATAAACCTGATATTTTCAGGATTGCATAAAGATAAACCTGAAGAGACCATTCTGGTGGAGGCTCATTTTAAGGATAAAACAAAAGATATGGCGGGGAATTTTTTTATCGTATTCGATGTCCTTTCCATCGGGACGATATTAAAAAAGGCACAAAAGCTGGATAAGTAA
- a CDS encoding HD domain-containing protein gives MKNYSVWFNKNKELLKEVLSLAREKKARLYIVGGVLRDIFLGRERLNPDIDFCIQKGAIKFARELSRRLKAGFVLLDDEHGSGRVVKKMKGNICTLDFSDFKGADLKADLLHRDFTINSMAVEMEDAFSGKAFEDILIDPWSGRKDLKAGSIRQVNKKSFEEDPLRILRAFSLSAAFGLRIDKDTLKSMSGVKNKLTGIAAERVRDEIFKILASSRSFQGIAMLDTAGLLDILIPGIKAMRRLKKGGKDHFDVWRHTLDTVRHLELLLKRISRSKDMADYLERDISSGRKRRDLLILAGLLHDIGKPKTFRREKGKISFHGHERLGASMAHRIAESLKLSREEVRMLWKIVFLHLRPGYMVTNPVLTPRAKFRFFRDAGDEAVSVLLLSQADERATQGYLLLDKIRKRYKRVIPGLIREYFRKQDVPKQKRLINGNDLIEHFKLEPSALIGRLLSRLEELQAIGKIKTRADGFKQAVRILKEERRD, from the coding sequence ATGAAGAATTATTCCGTTTGGTTCAATAAGAATAAAGAGCTGTTGAAAGAGGTGTTAAGCCTGGCAAGGGAGAAGAAAGCCAGGCTTTATATCGTCGGCGGTGTTTTGCGCGATATTTTCCTGGGTCGGGAACGTTTAAATCCTGATATTGATTTTTGCATTCAGAAGGGCGCAATAAAGTTCGCCCGGGAGCTTAGCCGCAGGCTGAAAGCGGGTTTTGTGCTCCTGGATGATGAGCATGGCTCAGGCCGCGTGGTGAAAAAAATGAAAGGCAATATCTGCACCCTGGATTTTTCTGACTTTAAGGGGGCGGATCTTAAAGCTGACCTGTTGCATCGGGATTTTACCATTAATAGCATGGCTGTCGAGATGGAAGACGCGTTTTCCGGCAAGGCGTTTGAAGATATTCTTATTGATCCCTGGTCAGGCAGGAAAGACCTGAAAGCCGGATCTATCCGGCAGGTGAATAAGAAAAGTTTTGAGGAGGACCCCCTGCGGATCCTGCGGGCTTTTAGTCTGTCCGCGGCTTTTGGCCTGCGCATAGACAAAGATACGCTGAAGTCAATGTCCGGAGTAAAGAATAAACTTACCGGAATTGCCGCCGAAAGGGTCCGCGATGAGATCTTTAAGATCCTGGCCAGCAGCAGGAGTTTTCAAGGCATCGCTATGCTTGACACCGCTGGGCTGCTGGATATTCTGATCCCCGGTATAAAGGCGATGCGCAGGTTAAAGAAGGGCGGCAAGGACCACTTTGACGTCTGGAGGCATACCCTGGATACGGTAAGGCACCTGGAGCTGTTGCTTAAAAGGATATCCCGCAGTAAAGATATGGCGGATTATCTGGAGCGGGATATTTCCTCCGGCCGCAAAAGGCGCGATCTGCTTATATTGGCCGGGCTCTTGCATGATATCGGCAAACCAAAAACGTTCAGGCGCGAGAAAGGCAAGATATCTTTTCACGGCCATGAGCGCCTTGGCGCGTCAATGGCCCACAGGATCGCGGAGTCCCTGAAACTTTCAAGGGAAGAGGTCCGGATGCTTTGGAAAATAGTTTTTTTGCATTTACGGCCCGGGTATATGGTCACTAACCCTGTATTGACCCCGAGGGCGAAGTTTCGGTTCTTTCGCGACGCCGGGGATGAGGCGGTAAGCGTGCTTTTGTTGTCCCAGGCGGATGAGCGGGCTACTCAGGGCTATCTTTTGTTGGATAAGATCCGAAAACGTTATAAAAGGGTTATTCCCGGGTTGATCAGGGAATATTTCCGTAAACAGGACGTACCAAAGCAAAAGCGCCTCATTAACGGCAATGATCTGATCGAACATTTTAAGTTGGAGCCGTCGGCGTTGATCGGCAGGCTGTTATCCCGGCTGGAAGAGTTGCAGGCTATCGGCAAGATCAAGACCCGGGCAGATGGTTTTAAACAGGCGGTGAGGATCCTAAAAGAAGAAAGGCGGGATTAA
- a CDS encoding metallophosphoesterase, with product MKIGIISDTHDNLPKLERAVSLFNKNKVDFVLHAGDYVAPFTIDKMNALSCDWLGVFGNNDGEKKGLAAKSMNRIKEPPYRLKLFGRKITLLHDPQSLEIKKEKADLVVFGHTHKPELAKLKDKLVVNPGECSGWISGKSTAAIVDLAGLTARIIKI from the coding sequence ATGAAAATAGGCATTATTTCGGATACCCACGATAACCTCCCGAAATTGGAACGCGCGGTCAGCCTTTTCAATAAAAATAAAGTGGATTTTGTCCTGCATGCCGGCGATTATGTCGCGCCCTTTACTATCGACAAGATGAACGCTTTATCCTGCGATTGGCTGGGGGTATTCGGCAATAATGACGGGGAGAAAAAAGGGTTAGCCGCTAAATCTATGAACCGGATAAAAGAGCCGCCGTACAGGTTAAAGCTCTTTGGCCGCAAGATCACGCTGCTGCATGATCCTCAGTCCCTGGAGATAAAAAAAGAAAAAGCAGACCTGGTGGTTTTCGGCCACACTCACAAGCCTGAGTTAGCCAAGTTAAAGGATAAACTGGTGGTTAATCCAGGAGAATGCTCCGGCTGGATTTCCGGTAAATCCACGGCCGCTATTGTCGATCTGGCCGGTTTAACCGCCAGGATCATAAAAATATAG
- a CDS encoding bifunctional nuclease family protein has product MVEMELNKIVIDEKKHGQLIVLREKQGERILPIVIGLNEIAAIRSKIKGDKPPRPITHDLLYSVITEMGGRIQRILIDRLQNNVFYAKIVLKTSAGDEKCVDARPSDSIALAVRARAPIFADESVLKQMEMFKEGK; this is encoded by the coding sequence ATGGTAGAGATGGAGTTGAATAAGATCGTTATCGACGAAAAGAAGCACGGGCAGCTAATTGTGTTGAGGGAAAAGCAAGGCGAACGGATACTGCCTATCGTGATCGGGCTTAATGAAATAGCGGCCATAAGGTCGAAGATAAAAGGGGATAAGCCGCCCCGGCCGATAACCCACGACCTGCTTTACTCGGTGATAACCGAGATGGGGGGCCGGATACAGCGTATCCTTATCGACAGGCTCCAGAACAATGTTTTTTACGCCAAGATAGTCTTGAAGACTTCAGCCGGAGATGAAAAATGCGTCGATGCGCGGCCGTCCGATAGCATTGCCTTGGCTGTACGCGCGCGCGCCCCGATATTCGCGGATGAATCAGTGTTGAAACAGATGGAGATGTTCAAAGAGGGGAAATGA
- the nrdR gene encoding transcriptional regulator NrdR, protein MRCSFCGHKEDKVVDSRSIQDERAIRRRRECLKCGKRFTTYEYIEEPSLMVIKKDGRRQPFDRKRILAGIIKACEKRPVSIDKMEEIVIQVERALQKKTGREVPSTRIGELVMEKLKSLDDVAYVRFASVYRQFRDVEQFMTELKVMLNKEKQKSRKKK, encoded by the coding sequence ATGCGATGTTCGTTTTGCGGCCATAAAGAGGATAAGGTGGTGGATTCCCGATCGATCCAGGATGAGCGGGCGATAAGACGCAGGCGCGAGTGTTTGAAATGCGGCAAGCGTTTTACCACCTATGAATATATCGAGGAGCCGTCGCTTATGGTGATCAAGAAAGACGGCCGCCGCCAGCCGTTCGACCGCAAGCGCATACTAGCCGGGATCATTAAGGCCTGCGAGAAGAGGCCGGTGAGCATCGATAAGATGGAAGAGATCGTTATCCAGGTGGAAAGGGCCCTGCAGAAAAAAACCGGCAGGGAAGTGCCATCGACCAGGATCGGAGAGCTGGTGATGGAGAAGCTGAAGTCCCTTGACGACGTGGCCTACGTGAGGTTCGCCTCGGTTTACCGGCAGTTCAGGGATGTGGAACAGTTCATGACCGAACTGAAGGTTATGCTGAACAAGGAAAAGCAGAAGTCCAGGAAAAAGAAATAA
- a CDS encoding cytidine/deoxycytidylate deaminase family protein, with protein sequence MTKKNTKAKKHSRISWDEYFMQIAHLVSQRSTCLRRNVGAVIVKDKRMLATGYNGAPSGVAHCLDTGCLRKKMKIPSGQRHELCRGLHAEQNAIIQASLYGISVKGSTFYVTNQPCVICAKMLINAGIKEVVVSAGYPDELAMDFLKSAKIKFRILKK encoded by the coding sequence ATGACAAAGAAAAACACTAAAGCAAAGAAACATTCCCGGATAAGCTGGGATGAGTATTTTATGCAGATCGCCCATCTGGTTTCCCAGCGTTCCACCTGCCTGCGCAGGAATGTGGGCGCGGTGATCGTTAAGGATAAACGGATGCTGGCTACCGGGTATAACGGCGCGCCCAGCGGAGTGGCGCATTGCCTGGATACAGGATGCCTGCGAAAAAAGATGAAGATCCCCTCGGGCCAGCGCCATGAGCTTTGCCGCGGCCTGCACGCCGAGCAGAACGCCATAATCCAGGCTTCTTTATACGGGATAAGCGTCAAAGGCAGCACTTTTTATGTCACCAACCAGCCTTGCGTTATCTGCGCCAAGATGTTGATCAACGCCGGCATAAAAGAGGTGGTGGTTTCCGCGGGGTATCCGGACGAACTGGCTATGGATTTCTTAAAAAGCGCGAAGATAAAATTCAGGATCCTAAAAAAATAA